DNA from Carassius auratus strain Wakin unplaced genomic scaffold, ASM336829v1 scaf_tig00033981, whole genome shotgun sequence:
gatgggcggaactttccgacttcagggttaacctatgacctttggcaagcatcgatcatgtgcttttgacagaaagttttaccctattgacctaattagttttaaatcatggttttgacggctagtttaaacgtaagatgaaagactcctcacgcatcgatcatgtggttttgacagaaagttttaccctattgacctgttagttttaaattataaaggtatatgaaagactcctcaagcatcgatcatgtggttgtgacagaaagttttaccctattgaccgttagtttgtttgaagtgtgtgccgGTTGTTTGAACTctgcgtcagttagcttgtttgaagtttatcacagttatacggttatgtgtgtggttataaggcttctccccctcccattacatttatgagcggtgtataaatggggtcggtgtgttctacacgCATCACCGGAAAGGGAAACATGAGCTACATGAGCATGGATGGTTTATCCTCCCCTCAATCGGCAGATTTGGGACTGGAGCAACAGGATGTTGAATAGCCTGACTATGGCGCCGAGAAAACCTTTCGGACACATCCGTTTGACAAGTTTTCTCCATGAAATTTCAGAATGGACTAAAGGTGAATTTATGATGCGTAGTAACCGCGTATTCGGATACAAATTTCACAAACCAACTCGAGTCGTTACGCTCTACACCACCGACGGCCTCGGTGAGTTTCAGGCTGGGGAAGACGAGTGTCTGGTATTTCCTGAAAAGACTGGTCTCTATTTACAAACGTGTCTGGAATGATCTGAATGACGGCGGCGAGGAGCCTTTGTACGTGGCGGAGTGGGACGGGACGACCCCGAATGTCCGGTACCGTGTGGTGGGTGACCATACTCAAAAGAGACCGAATGATTCTGTTTACATATTCTGCTGTAAAGACAAGACAAAGCTCAACAACACACGGTTTGGACGCATCCTGCCTAACGAGCATCACGATCTGTatgaaatgcagtttttgttCAAGTGGTGCGATCTGGATCTACTGAATAGGCTTTTTTCAACCAtcaacaaaatgttcaaatggTGTGACATGCATGACGGatacaacaaaattaaagtgcAACTGTTCCACCCCGAGAGATGTGCTCGGAGCAGCACATACTCTCTGCCGTCCCCGCCCATTCACTACAACCATTCTAAAGCTCCACGCTCGGACCTCGTCAAGCGCCGTGTATAAATCAAGGCTGAAGCGCTCCAAcgccccccacccccacccccccgcTCCCTCCCCTTTTTTCCACAGCGATCATAAAATACCGCGACTCGACCCTCCCGAGCATCATTTATAAACCATGGCCGAAGACCACGTATGCAGCTGCGGTATCTCTTTCGACAGCATTCTCGACCCTTCCGACGACGCAACCCTACATACTCCGGCTGACGCCGGCGGTCCATCGGGCCTCCACAACGACTGGGTCTCGGCTAAAACGGTCAGACGGCGCATAGAGTTAGAATCGTGCCTTGAAAATGATTGGGCTCCCAACAACATCGTCACCGCTGAAGCCTCGGACCTCCAAAACTACTTCGGACCATCTATCAACGTAGCTTAGACTCAGATCTGATGATCGGGACCCCCAGCCCCCAAAGAGGGGACAAAAGTTTAGGGGTCCAATCGCAAGACTCCTCTACATTCGACCGAACCCTTCCTCATTCTAATCCTGACTTCGACGTCGTAGACGGATGTTTCACCGATGTCGGATTCAAAATCGTGAAAGCCGCGACCGTGGTTTTACTGCAACATCTCATCAACGATAAGCAGAAGGACGAGTGCGAGGGTTGCGCGATTGACCATCCTAGTCAGCTGCAACATTCCTGTCTGTTTGACCCTCCCAACTACTACTTTGACACACACTTTGACGAACTTTCGGGCAAGCTGTTTAAACCCTCTTTTCATTCCATCATCACTACCCTCCTGGAGCGGTGCGGATTAAAATCTCAACCCCATCGTATTCAAGGAACAGTCGGGACTATTCTGCGCGAATTAAAAGACGAACCATTCATCGTCTCCAAGGTGGAAGAAATCAGGGCGAGACTTCTGGACAAACCCTGCAAGGAAATAGTCGGCGACGTTGTTGATCTCTGGGAAAATCTCCCCAAACGCGAATGGCCAGTGACCAAACCGCCTCCAACATGGGTGCAGCCTGTAGCCTAAAGTACTGTATGGAATTATTGTTTAAAGACCATTACAGAGAGCAGATGACGAATCTCGTGAGCAAGATTATTATGGACGCATCCCACCCCGATACTCCGTGTCACGATACCGTGCGCGAGGCAAATCTAAAGAAAAATATGACGTATATAAGAGGACTGGTTAGCTCGTGGGACTATTTGACGGACAAATGTGTTGACGGTAACGATCCACCCATCGTAATGATAAAACAGGTTCTAGATATGTTGTGTGAATCACGATCCCCGCTCGAGATCACCGATCTGCTGAGTACCTGTACCTACGTGGCAGATGTCTGCACCGAGCTAATGAAGAAATCAAAAGAATATGACTCCGATGATCAGGACGACGTTGTCAAAATCGTCGAAATGATTACAAACGTGGACAAAATTGTTGTAATGTACGTCGATTACATCCTTGACAAAACATGATGGCCTGCCGCGATTTTCTTTTCTGGTTAGATTACCACTGACGGTATTATTAATCCATTTTGTATCCTGTAACATCCCTGTTATAACCGTTGTACATTTTAGTCTGTGTATGTAACATCATTATATCCATTTTGCATGTTGAATCGTATTAaccccattcttttttttttttaatcagagagtatgtatttttttacatgttgtattttccatttttactTATAGCATCTTTCCTATCCTCTATTATATCCATTTTACTTATAGTATTTCTATCATATCCATGTTTACTATCTTTTATTATATCCATTTTACTTATAGTATTTCTATCATATCCATGTTTACTATCTTTTATTATATCCATTTTACTTATAGTATTTCTATTATATCCATGTTTACTATCTTTTATTATATCCATTTTACTCGTAATTATATcctgtaacatttttttaataaaagattgaTTCAAACCGCTTGTACGCGTCATTCTTTTTGACGGTTGCGACGGCACCATGTCGGAGCTCATGAAAGAGGCTTATTACACCCCCTCCAACCCTGGCTCTTTAGGCGGTAAAAAACGATTAAAAGACGCCGTCTTGAAAGACACCGGGGTCCGTCTAAGCGATAAACAGGTCTCAGAATGGCTGGCTGGTGAGGACGCTTACACATTACACAAACCAGCGCCTATAAAATACAAACGAAACAGAGTGGTCGTGTACGGGGTCGATACTCAGTTCCAGGCCGATCTCGTCGACATGATCGCCTACGCTAAGGATAACGACGGTCATAAATATCTGCTGACGTGCATAGACGTATTTAGCAAGTACGCCTGGGTTCGTGTGTTGAAGAATAAGAGCGGTCTCGAGGTCGCTAGAGCGTTCGAGTCTATCCTCGAAGAGGGCCGCGTGCCTCAGAAATTGCAGACGGATCAGGGAAAGgaattttttaacaaacaatttcAAGATGTGATGAAAAAGCACGACATTAATCATTTCGCTACCGCTACCGATTTGAAAGCCAGCGTCGTGGAACGATTTAACAGAACCTTAAAAAGTCGTATGTGGCGATTTTTAACGGCTACAAATTCCCGTCGATACATAGATGTTTTACAAGACATCGTGCAGGGGTACAATACCAGTTATCATCGAAGTATCAGAATGAGACCCGTGGACGTCGGTAAAGTAAATGAGGATCAAGTGTTTCAAAACTTGTACGGCGATATAAAGAAGACCGAGAGATCCGTATTTAATTTCAAAGTCGGCGACGTCGTCAGGATTTCTAAAGTGAGAGGTCCGTTCGCGAAAGGTTATGAGCAGAACTACACGGAGGAATTTTTCACCGTATCCTCGCGTATTCCGCGTCAACCCCCGGTCTACAGACTCACCGATTATGACGCGATGTCATCGAGGGGGTTTTTTACGAAAAAAGAGctgcaaaaaataattgtgagtaaaaacaaatcttttaaggTGGAAAAGATTTTAGGCCAGAAAAAACAAGGGAAATCTACGCTCGTTTTAGTGAAATGGCTAGGGTGGCCTTCAAAATTTAATAGTTACATAGATAAAAAAACTCTGCTGGACTTAAAACACCCCGTCGTTTAACGGACGAGATCATACCGACGAAGGACCGCCATGGACGATCATGGGTTCTACGTCACGTTACCGTGCAATGCGTCGTCGTCGGTTTATCCTGAAAATCGCATATCCTCCTATACGACCAGGTTAGCAAAAGCTATAGACTTGAAAGGACAATGGGAAGTCGGACTCGCCGAAATCGAATATCCTAGAAGTTGGTACAACTTTGATGACGAAGACGGTCATTTCTTCCTACATACGGTCCGGAACCCCCGGATAGCAAGACCTCCAAAGGCTCTTATAGCGGTTTTTCCGCAATTACGAAATT
Protein-coding regions in this window:
- the LOC113081367 gene encoding uncharacterized protein LOC113081367, encoding MSELMKEAYYTPSNPGSLGGKKRLKDAVLKDTGVRLSDKQVSEWLAGEDAYTLHKPAPIKYKRNRVVVYGVDTQFQADLVDMIAYAKDNDGHKYLLTCIDVFSKYAWVRVLKNKSGLEVARAFESILEEGRVPQKLQTDQGKEFFNKQFQDVMKKHDINHFATATDLKASVVERFNRTLKSRMWRFLTATNSRRYIDVLQDIVQGYNTSYHRSIRMRPVDVGKVNEDQVFQNLYGDIKKTERSVFNFKVGDVVRISKVRGPFAKGYEQNYTEEFFTVSSRIPRQPPVYRLTDYDAMSSRGPGETADYVSYYRNQAGGDLPGYAGGGVMYGAGLGGLFRGLFRMAVPLLKRGFSIAKPHLKSAAKNIVSDVVSNVLTRSHNDKAQDGSGLMVMARKRMSKPPGVRRRGQWGKKKTTLGPKKRSVVRRKRKAGVRRKASIKRVVKTIF